One genomic segment of bacterium includes these proteins:
- a CDS encoding DinB family protein yields MQSSHQIIQKCITATKANVERATSIFSHLSEKQLNWKPNPDSWSVGECISHLINSNSLYLSKIENILGEVKSTESKDFSYKQSLVGKMIVKGVDPKNVRKSKTFKVFFPDSSNIKKSIIEDYAVSSDKFIRLADNLRHLDLKKIKLSSPVNKLLRMNLGDPLIIIPLHDERHLNQAERVMNHKDFPGE; encoded by the coding sequence ATGCAAAGTTCACACCAAATAATTCAGAAATGTATAACTGCAACAAAAGCTAATGTTGAAAGAGCAACAAGTATATTTTCACATCTTTCCGAAAAACAGTTGAACTGGAAGCCAAATCCTGATTCCTGGAGTGTTGGCGAATGTATTTCTCATCTGATCAACTCAAACAGTTTATACTTAAGTAAAATTGAAAATATTTTAGGCGAAGTAAAATCTACCGAGTCCAAAGACTTTTCATATAAGCAGAGCCTAGTTGGAAAAATGATTGTCAAAGGTGTTGATCCGAAGAATGTCAGGAAAAGCAAAACTTTCAAAGTGTTTTTCCCCGATTCGAGCAATATTAAAAAAAGTATTATTGAGGATTATGCCGTATCATCGGATAAATTCATCAGACTGGCAGATAATCTACGTCATCTTGATTTAAAGAAAATAAAACTTAGTTCACCGGTTAATAAATTATTAAGAATGAATTTAGGTGATCCGCTGATTATAATTCCTTTGCACGATGAAAGACATTTGAACCAAGCTGAGAGAGTAATGAATCACAAAGATTTTCCGGGAGAGTAA
- a CDS encoding NAD-dependent deacylase: MDDTLIDTLKNSESIVFFTGAGVSAESGIPTFRGKEGLWNKFKPEELANFDAFMRNPELVWEWYNYRRKIVHDAQPNAAHLTIAEMQNHFKDVTVVTQNVDNLHRRAGSKKIFELHGNIEKNYCINCKKDFNEELDFSSGVPKCECGGLIRPGVVWFGEFLPEDQFRGGELAAMKADAFFVVGTSAVVYPAAGLVYTAKASGAVIVEVNLEETEISSSVNYSYFGKAGEILPKIFEQYKQRT; this comes from the coding sequence ATAGATGATACCTTAATTGATACTCTGAAAAATTCAGAGTCAATTGTTTTTTTTACAGGGGCTGGAGTTTCAGCCGAAAGCGGGATTCCTACTTTTCGCGGTAAAGAAGGTTTGTGGAATAAATTCAAACCGGAAGAACTCGCAAACTTCGATGCGTTTATGAGAAATCCCGAACTTGTTTGGGAATGGTATAATTACAGAAGAAAAATAGTACACGATGCGCAGCCGAATGCAGCTCACCTGACAATCGCAGAAATGCAAAATCACTTCAAAGATGTTACTGTAGTTACGCAGAACGTCGACAACCTTCATCGTAGAGCTGGCAGTAAAAAGATTTTTGAACTTCACGGCAACATCGAAAAAAATTATTGCATAAACTGTAAAAAAGATTTTAATGAAGAACTTGATTTTTCTTCTGGTGTTCCGAAATGTGAATGCGGTGGATTGATCCGACCGGGTGTCGTTTGGTTTGGTGAATTTCTTCCCGAAGATCAGTTTCGTGGAGGTGAACTTGCAGCGATGAAAGCTGATGCTTTTTTTGTTGTCGGAACTTCAGCAGTTGTTTATCCTGCTGCCGGATTAGTTTATACAGCTAAAGCCAGCGGTGCAGTTATCGTGGAAGTAAATCTGGAAGAAACAGAAATATCGTCTTCGGTGAACTATTCTTATTTTGGAAAAGCTGGGGAAATTCTTCCGAAAATATTTGAACAATACAAACAAAGGACCTAA
- a CDS encoding MarR family transcriptional regulator: MSSYYKGSKKEIEALNSYIKLIRSAETINSKINLELSNYRLSESQFGVLDALFHLGPLKHRELGKKILKSGGNITMVINNLEKRELVQRRRSEKDKREFIIHLTPKGKIKIKESLPIIAKKIKKHFEILSKDEQRELQFLCKVVGLQVRK; this comes from the coding sequence ATGAGCAGTTATTACAAGGGTTCTAAAAAAGAAATCGAAGCTTTGAACAGCTACATTAAACTGATTCGGTCTGCAGAAACTATTAATTCCAAAATTAATCTTGAATTAAGCAATTACAGATTAAGTGAAAGTCAGTTTGGAGTTTTGGATGCTCTTTTTCATCTGGGACCACTGAAGCATCGAGAATTGGGTAAAAAAATTCTTAAAAGCGGCGGTAATATTACAATGGTCATTAATAATCTTGAAAAGCGTGAGTTAGTCCAGAGAAGAAGAAGTGAAAAGGATAAAAGAGAATTTATCATTCATCTGACACCAAAAGGGAAAATTAAAATCAAGGAATCGTTACCGATAATTGCTAAGAAAATTAAAAAGCATTTTGAGATTTTAAGTAAAGATGAACAGAGAGAATTACAGTTCCTCTGTAAAGTCGTTGGTTTGCAAGTAAGAAAATAA
- a CDS encoding GlsB/YeaQ/YmgE family stress response membrane protein has product MIDILISLIIAGIAGSIARSISGFSRGGCIISIVVGFIGAIIGTWLARELQLPDPLTITIRGTTYNLLWTIIGAVIFTAVLSLITPGKNK; this is encoded by the coding sequence ATGATAGACATTCTTATTTCTCTTATTATTGCGGGAATTGCAGGCTCAATTGCGCGCTCCATTTCAGGATTCAGCCGCGGTGGATGCATAATTTCGATTGTAGTTGGGTTTATTGGCGCAATCATAGGTACCTGGCTCGCCCGGGAATTGCAGCTGCCTGATCCGCTTACTATTACAATTCGCGGAACAACTTATAATTTATTATGGACGATCATAGGTGCAGTTATATTCACAGCAGTGCTTAGCTTAATTACACCGGGAAAGAATAAGTAA
- a CDS encoding metal-dependent transcriptional regulator, with amino-acid sequence MNDPLITLLIGSGIIFIAVVTFLPQKGLIAKMKRTKQNSRRVLIEDALKHLYNCEYSGISCTLNSVAGKLSISEDEAAELITKLEDMGLLSSYEETLQLSNEGRSYALRIIRVHRLWEKYLADETGVDETQWHHSAEEFEHKLTPSDADALAAQIGNPVFDPHGDPIPSSSGDLPTKTGRPLTELKFGEFASIIHIEDEPDAIYQQLVAEGLYPGMQVRMMESTKERVRFTANGEECVLAPLFAKNITVAPIKFEKTVEGKFRSLSSLKIGEKGTVLGISKALRGQQRRRLMDLGVVPGTEIVAEMKSASGDPTAYRIKGASIALRKKLADRIYLLSENGGMN; translated from the coding sequence ATGAATGATCCATTAATAACACTTTTAATTGGTTCGGGGATAATTTTTATTGCTGTAGTGACGTTCCTTCCCCAAAAGGGATTGATAGCAAAAATGAAGCGTACGAAACAAAATTCCAGACGTGTTCTCATTGAAGATGCCTTGAAACATCTCTACAACTGTGAGTACAGCGGAATCAGTTGTACTCTAAACAGCGTTGCAGGAAAGTTGTCCATCTCAGAGGATGAAGCTGCTGAGTTGATTACAAAGCTTGAAGATATGGGATTGTTGAGCTCGTACGAAGAAACTCTCCAGCTTTCAAACGAAGGAAGAAGTTATGCTCTTCGTATCATTAGAGTGCACAGACTATGGGAAAAATATCTCGCTGATGAAACCGGTGTTGATGAAACTCAATGGCATCACTCAGCTGAAGAATTTGAACACAAGCTTACTCCTTCTGATGCGGATGCACTTGCTGCACAAATAGGTAATCCTGTTTTTGATCCGCACGGAGATCCTATCCCATCATCGTCAGGCGATCTTCCAACAAAAACTGGTAGACCATTAACTGAACTAAAATTCGGTGAGTTTGCAAGTATCATTCACATTGAAGATGAACCTGATGCAATCTATCAGCAGCTTGTTGCGGAAGGATTATATCCGGGAATGCAGGTAAGAATGATGGAATCAACAAAAGAACGAGTGCGATTTACAGCAAACGGTGAAGAATGTGTATTAGCTCCACTCTTTGCAAAAAATATAACAGTCGCTCCGATAAAGTTTGAAAAAACCGTCGAAGGGAAATTCAGAAGTCTATCCTCACTAAAGATTGGTGAGAAGGGAACTGTCCTTGGAATTTCTAAAGCATTAAGAGGTCAGCAGAGAAGAAGATTGATGGACCTCGGAGTTGTTCCCGGAACTGAAATTGTTGCTGAAATGAAAAGTGCTTCAGGTGATCCGACGGCTTACAGAATAAAAGGAGCTTCAATTGCACTTCGTAAAAAACTTGCGGATAGAATTTATCTGCTTTCAGAAAATGGAGGAATGAATTAA
- a CDS encoding tryptophan-rich sensory protein, whose translation MLKFKPNYFFIPLFVIITASAASYFADTGRAWYKTINLPEWTPSGSMMVLAWTIIFVLSSISLLIIWNKYSSEKKFKVIILLFILNAFFIVGWNVLFFSYELMTFAFVQAILLIINLFLLVFFIWGFSRIAAFLLIPYSVWILFSTALTYNVLVMN comes from the coding sequence TTGTTAAAGTTCAAGCCAAATTATTTTTTCATTCCTCTTTTTGTGATAATCACTGCATCAGCAGCATCATATTTTGCAGATACAGGTAGAGCATGGTATAAAACGATTAATCTTCCCGAGTGGACACCATCGGGCTCTATGATGGTATTAGCCTGGACGATAATTTTTGTGCTTAGCTCAATATCGCTGCTCATTATCTGGAATAAATATTCCTCCGAGAAAAAATTCAAAGTAATCATCTTACTTTTTATTCTTAATGCGTTCTTCATTGTTGGGTGGAATGTTCTGTTCTTTTCCTATGAGTTAATGACTTTTGCATTTGTTCAGGCTATTCTATTAATAATTAATTTATTCCTGCTGGTGTTTTTTATCTGGGGGTTTTCCCGAATTGCCGCTTTTTTACTGATACCTTATTCTGTCTGGATACTTTTTTCAACCGCACTTACTTACAATGTGCTGGTAATGAATTAA
- a CDS encoding cob(I)yrinic acid a,c-diamide adenosyltransferase: MNKLKQGFVQIYTGNGKGKSTAAIGQAVRAAGFGLKTYIAQFMKEYPYNELVSLKLLSQWITIEQFGGDEFVYKKELPGTEELDKAKKGLQTAREKMFSGKYDIIILDEAIVAIYFKLIATENLVEFIKSKPENVELILTGRYCPEELIELADLVTEMREVKHYYQKGITSRRGIES, translated from the coding sequence ATGAATAAACTTAAACAGGGTTTTGTCCAGATATATACGGGAAATGGTAAAGGCAAATCAACTGCTGCGATAGGGCAGGCAGTTCGTGCTGCCGGATTTGGTTTGAAGACTTACATTGCACAGTTTATGAAAGAATATCCTTACAACGAATTAGTTAGTCTAAAACTTCTTTCTCAATGGATAACCATAGAACAATTCGGTGGTGATGAGTTTGTTTACAAAAAAGAATTACCCGGTACTGAGGAATTAGACAAAGCAAAAAAGGGATTACAAACAGCCAGAGAGAAAATGTTTAGTGGTAAATACGATATAATAATTCTCGATGAAGCAATCGTTGCAATTTATTTCAAACTTATCGCAACAGAAAATCTTGTTGAGTTCATCAAATCAAAACCTGAAAATGTTGAGCTCATATTAACTGGAAGATATTGTCCCGAAGAATTAATTGAATTAGCAGACCTCGTCACCGAGATGCGGGAAGTTAAGCATTACTATCAAAAAGGAATTACATCGAGAAGGGGAATTGAAAGCTAA
- a CDS encoding metal-dependent transcriptional regulator produces the protein MKNISKEDYLSVIYKSADDKGEIKANQIAESLNISAAAVTDMLRKLSKDGYVNYKRYKGTKLTKSGEDYARSMVRRHRIWELFLHQIVGLPWDKVHNEAHNLEHSASDELINKMEEMLDFPEYDPHGDPIPDKNGKLPKTKSGVPLNSIEPGNKVKVNRVHDFDSGFLQYISKIGIELNKEITVIESLEFDNSILVKIDKKETNLSSTVAANIFVTEVK, from the coding sequence ATGAAAAATATATCTAAAGAAGATTACCTGAGTGTAATCTATAAATCGGCAGATGATAAAGGTGAAATAAAAGCAAACCAGATTGCAGAGAGTCTCAACATTTCTGCAGCAGCAGTTACTGACATGCTTCGTAAGCTGTCAAAGGATGGTTACGTTAATTATAAACGCTACAAAGGAACAAAGCTTACAAAAAGCGGTGAAGATTATGCGAGAAGCATGGTAAGACGGCACAGGATCTGGGAATTGTTCTTGCATCAGATAGTTGGTCTTCCGTGGGACAAAGTACACAATGAAGCCCACAATCTTGAGCACAGCGCTTCAGATGAACTAATTAATAAAATGGAAGAGATGCTTGATTTTCCCGAGTATGATCCTCACGGCGATCCAATCCCTGATAAAAATGGTAAACTGCCGAAAACTAAATCCGGTGTTCCATTGAATTCAATTGAACCAGGAAATAAGGTAAAAGTAAATCGGGTTCACGATTTTGACAGCGGCTTTCTTCAATACATATCCAAAATCGGAATTGAGTTAAACAAAGAAATTACAGTTATTGAATCACTTGAATTTGATAATTCAATTTTAGTTAAGATTGATAAAAAAGAAACAAACCTGAGTAGTACAGTTGCAGCAAATATTTTTGTAACGGAGGTAAAGTAA
- a CDS encoding MBL fold metallo-hydrolase, translating to MDRRKFLKSSAIAAAGSLILPPKIIRGMNTSPSVADMIVPSSVPKLEKWGDDEINIAWIGHATVLINFFGKYILTDPVFFEAVGVYIEGFILGPKRASLPALMLEDIPKPDIVLLSHAHMDHMDYKTLKALTEKYPNQLDCIVAYNTKDIVDELKWKSITVVDWDEKVSLNGVNFKGIEVQHFGWRYPGEKDRSAGYINDGRSFNGFILERYGKKILFGGDTTFTDKFKKHRDENVDIAIMPIGAYKPWRKYHCTPEEALVMAEYHLGAKYFIPIHTKTFDSGEMIYEPLNWLARTIKNYQIKVGLWDIGETFTLKV from the coding sequence ATGGACAGAAGAAAATTTTTAAAAAGCAGTGCAATCGCTGCAGCAGGATCATTGATTCTGCCTCCTAAAATTATTAGAGGAATGAATACATCTCCTTCTGTTGCTGATATGATTGTTCCTTCATCAGTACCTAAATTAGAAAAATGGGGAGACGATGAGATTAATATTGCCTGGATAGGTCACGCTACTGTTCTGATTAATTTCTTTGGAAAATATATCCTCACAGACCCGGTCTTCTTTGAAGCAGTTGGAGTTTATATTGAAGGTTTCATTCTTGGACCGAAAAGAGCCAGCCTTCCGGCATTGATGCTTGAAGATATTCCCAAACCAGATATCGTATTGCTTTCGCATGCACATATGGATCATATGGATTATAAAACTTTGAAAGCATTGACAGAGAAATATCCGAACCAACTCGATTGCATAGTTGCATACAATACCAAAGATATTGTTGATGAACTAAAATGGAAATCGATAACTGTTGTTGACTGGGATGAAAAAGTCAGTTTGAATGGAGTGAATTTTAAAGGAATTGAAGTTCAGCATTTCGGATGGCGTTATCCCGGTGAAAAAGATAGATCGGCAGGATACATTAATGATGGCAGAAGCTTTAATGGTTTTATACTTGAAAGATACGGTAAGAAAATTTTGTTCGGCGGTGATACAACTTTTACTGATAAGTTTAAAAAACACCGGGATGAAAATGTTGATATTGCGATCATGCCGATTGGAGCTTACAAACCCTGGAGAAAATATCACTGCACTCCCGAAGAAGCTCTAGTTATGGCTGAATACCATCTCGGTGCAAAATATTTTATTCCTATTCATACTAAAACTTTTGACAGCGGTGAAATGATTTACGAACCGTTGAACTGGTTAGCCCGCACAATCAAGAATTACCAGATAAAAGTCGGGCTTTGGGATATTGGCGAAACATTCACATTAAAAGTATAA
- the xth gene encoding exodeoxyribonuclease III produces the protein MKKIRLISWNVNGIRAIQKKGFLDWFEKENPDILCLQETKAHPDQLDAVLKNVNGYESYFSSAEKKGYSGVVTYTKLKPIEVQNGLGIKKFDSEGRFIITEFEEFTLFNIYFPNGKASDERLQYKMDFYDSFLKHCKKLLKDGKKIVVCGDVNTAHKEIDLARPKENSVISGFLLEEREWIDKFLAAGFIDTFRMFSQEPEQYTWWDMVTRARERNVGWRIDYFYISENLKKNITSAAIHSDVMGSDHCPIEIELKF, from the coding sequence ATGAAAAAAATCCGTCTTATCTCATGGAACGTTAATGGAATCCGTGCGATTCAGAAAAAAGGCTTTCTAGATTGGTTCGAAAAAGAAAATCCCGATATTCTCTGTCTTCAGGAAACGAAAGCTCATCCTGATCAACTCGATGCTGTTTTAAAAAATGTTAATGGCTATGAATCATATTTTTCTTCTGCTGAAAAGAAGGGTTACAGCGGTGTTGTTACTTATACTAAATTAAAACCCATTGAAGTTCAGAATGGCTTGGGAATAAAGAAGTTCGATAGCGAAGGAAGATTTATTATCACTGAGTTTGAAGAATTTACACTCTTTAATATTTATTTCCCGAATGGAAAAGCCTCAGATGAAAGACTTCAGTATAAAATGGATTTTTATGATTCATTCCTCAAGCACTGTAAAAAACTTCTCAAAGATGGAAAGAAAATAGTTGTCTGCGGTGATGTTAATACGGCTCACAAAGAAATTGACCTCGCACGACCTAAAGAAAACTCCGTGATATCCGGATTTCTTCTAGAGGAAAGAGAATGGATTGATAAGTTTCTTGCTGCCGGATTTATTGATACATTCAGAATGTTCAGCCAGGAACCGGAACAATATACCTGGTGGGATATGGTAACACGCGCACGTGAAAGAAATGTCGGCTGGCGTATAGATTATTTTTACATAAGTGAAAATCTTAAAAAGAATATAACCTCAGCAGCTATTCATTCTGATGTAATGGGATCTGATCATTGCCCAATTGAGATTGAACTTAAGTTTTGA
- a CDS encoding thioredoxin domain-containing protein — MKFKNKLANETSPYLLQHANNPVDWYPWGNEALNKARTENKLIIISIGYAACHWCHVMEHESFEDISVAQVMNDSFVSIKVDREERPDIDQIYMDAAYLITGRGGWPLNVIALPDERPVFAGTYFRKDDWIRILLYFKDLYKKEPETFDQEAGKLTQAINQIRVPGLDGKKSAFTKDDLDEAFKKIISVIDFTNGGTKGAPKFPMPSIFQFLMNYHFHTKEPKAIEAVELTLNKMASGGIYDHIGGGFARYSTEEIWKVPHFEKMLYDNGQLVSLYSNAFKLTGNLDYKKVVYETLEFIEREMTDNSGGFYSSLDADSEGEEGKYYVWTKKKIDDLLGENSGLFCNYFSVTSDGNWEGNNILFVNQKKEDLLNKYQIDEQIFDVIISESKQILFEERNKRIRPGLDDKILTGWNALMLKGYVDAYSAFGDKKFLDAALKNGEFIIKEMMSENGRLNRNYKNDSPRQSTSAKPGRSTINAFLDDYAYTIEAFISLYETTFDENWIYTAKKLADYAIQQFKEKSQDFFFYTSKIDEPLIARKIDFSDNVTPASNSSLASAVFKLSHFFYSESYEELAFNMLNSIKQYAVMNPTFHSYWLMAALNVAFRYFEVGIIGDNCEREKENFIKMFLPNIILFGGRSEGTLEILKSRYVTDKTLFYVCENRVCQLPVEDLPQAVKQITDVE, encoded by the coding sequence ATGAAGTTCAAAAATAAGCTAGCAAACGAAACAAGCCCTTATCTCCTGCAGCATGCAAACAATCCTGTAGATTGGTATCCGTGGGGAAACGAAGCACTAAATAAAGCTAGAACCGAAAACAAACTAATTATTATAAGTATTGGCTACGCAGCATGTCACTGGTGCCATGTCATGGAACATGAATCTTTCGAAGATATTTCGGTAGCACAAGTGATGAATGATTCTTTTGTTTCAATAAAAGTTGATAGGGAAGAACGACCAGACATCGATCAGATTTATATGGATGCTGCTTATCTGATTACGGGAAGAGGCGGCTGGCCTTTAAATGTTATTGCTTTGCCGGATGAGAGACCTGTCTTCGCTGGCACTTACTTCAGAAAAGATGATTGGATAAGAATTCTTCTTTACTTCAAAGATTTGTACAAAAAAGAACCTGAAACTTTTGATCAGGAAGCCGGTAAACTCACGCAGGCCATCAACCAAATTCGAGTTCCGGGTCTTGATGGAAAAAAATCTGCTTTCACAAAAGATGATTTGGATGAAGCTTTCAAAAAAATAATTTCTGTGATCGATTTTACAAATGGAGGGACAAAGGGCGCACCAAAATTTCCAATGCCGAGCATTTTTCAGTTTCTTATGAATTATCATTTTCATACTAAAGAACCGAAAGCGATAGAAGCAGTAGAATTAACTCTTAATAAAATGGCAAGTGGAGGAATTTATGATCATATTGGCGGTGGATTTGCACGGTATTCAACGGAGGAGATATGGAAAGTTCCTCACTTCGAAAAAATGCTTTATGATAATGGTCAGCTTGTTTCTCTTTACTCAAACGCATTTAAGCTCACAGGAAATCTGGATTATAAAAAGGTGGTTTATGAAACACTGGAATTCATCGAAAGAGAAATGACTGATAATTCCGGTGGATTCTATTCATCTCTGGATGCAGATTCTGAAGGGGAAGAAGGAAAGTATTATGTGTGGACAAAAAAGAAAATTGATGATTTGCTTGGTGAAAACTCAGGACTATTCTGTAATTATTTTTCCGTAACATCTGATGGTAACTGGGAAGGAAATAATATTCTGTTTGTCAATCAGAAGAAAGAAGACTTATTAAATAAATATCAAATTGATGAACAGATATTTGATGTGATAATAAGTGAATCAAAGCAAATTCTTTTTGAGGAAAGAAATAAAAGAATCAGACCTGGACTTGATGATAAAATTTTAACTGGATGGAATGCATTAATGCTCAAAGGATATGTTGATGCATATTCGGCTTTTGGCGACAAGAAATTTCTTGATGCTGCTTTAAAGAATGGCGAATTCATTATTAAAGAGATGATGAGTGAAAATGGAAGATTAAATCGTAACTATAAAAATGACTCGCCCCGGCAAAGCACTTCAGCGAAGCCGGGAAGAAGCACAATCAATGCTTTCCTCGATGATTATGCTTACACCATCGAAGCTTTCATTTCCTTGTATGAAACCACTTTCGATGAAAACTGGATTTACACTGCAAAGAAATTAGCGGATTATGCTATTCAACAATTCAAAGAGAAGAGCCAGGATTTCTTTTTTTATACCTCCAAAATTGATGAACCGCTTATTGCACGAAAAATTGATTTCTCAGATAACGTCACACCGGCATCGAATTCTTCATTGGCTTCGGCAGTATTTAAACTCTCGCACTTTTTTTATTCAGAATCATACGAAGAACTTGCATTCAATATGCTGAATTCAATAAAGCAATATGCCGTCATGAATCCCACATTTCATTCATACTGGCTGATGGCAGCATTAAATGTTGCCTTCCGATACTTTGAGGTTGGAATAATCGGAGATAATTGTGAGCGTGAAAAAGAAAACTTCATCAAAATGTTCTTACCCAATATTATTCTTTTCGGAGGGAGAAGCGAAGGAACGCTTGAGATTCTGAAAAGCCGATATGTTACCGATAAAACATTATTTTATGTTTGTGAAAACCGTGTCTGCCAGCTACCAGTTGAGGACTTACCCCAAGCAGTTAAGCAAATTACGGATGTAGAGTAG
- a CDS encoding transporter translates to MNSNFKKFTTFFLLIISFNLFPQNNPELVTDRPDRTESASTIPADWLQIETGYEYVREASNENSDLASINAVGTLIRFGLFDEVELRLAGAFLSQELKSINNELSSDGLTNFMFGAKFGLAKDHETIPDIALLTHLFLPVGAESHRPDKVEPQAILSFSKAVLDFLDFGANFGMHYTSSDEKAFYFYTLAAGVDITEKLGGFIEIFSEVFTDTSPFYSVDTGLTYLLLSNLQLDVSAGNGLFSNSKVWYLGAGFSIRLPR, encoded by the coding sequence TTGAATTCTAATTTTAAAAAGTTCACAACATTCTTTTTACTAATTATTTCATTCAATCTCTTTCCACAGAATAACCCTGAGCTTGTAACTGACAGACCTGACAGAACCGAATCTGCATCTACAATTCCGGCAGACTGGTTGCAAATTGAAACAGGATATGAATACGTTAGAGAAGCTTCAAATGAAAATTCTGACTTAGCTTCTATTAATGCTGTAGGCACACTAATACGTTTTGGACTTTTTGATGAAGTTGAATTAAGATTGGCAGGTGCTTTTCTCTCTCAAGAACTAAAGTCAATAAACAACGAGTTGAGTTCAGATGGCTTAACAAATTTTATGTTTGGTGCTAAATTCGGATTAGCAAAAGATCATGAAACAATACCAGACATTGCTTTATTAACACATTTATTTCTTCCAGTTGGTGCAGAGTCACACAGACCCGATAAGGTTGAACCACAAGCGATTCTCTCTTTTTCAAAAGCTGTGTTAGATTTTTTAGACTTCGGAGCAAATTTCGGGATGCATTATACCAGTTCTGATGAAAAAGCATTTTATTTTTATACTTTAGCAGCTGGAGTTGATATAACTGAAAAACTGGGAGGTTTCATTGAAATTTTTTCTGAGGTTTTTACAGATACGTCCCCATTCTATTCAGTTGATACCGGACTGACATATTTACTCCTATCTAATCTTCAATTGGATGTTTCAGCCGGTAATGGACTATTCAGTAATTCCAAAGTTTGGTATCTTGGTGCAGGTTTTTCTATCAGATTACCGAGGTAA